In one Pseudomonas sp. 31-12 genomic region, the following are encoded:
- the pheS gene encoding phenylalanine--tRNA ligase subunit alpha, producing MENLDALVSQALEAVQSAEDINALEQIRVHYLGKKGELTQVMKTLGNLPVEERPQVGALINVAKERVTEVLNARKALFEEADLAAKLSAESIDVTLPGRGQTSGGLHPVTRTLERIEQFFTHIGYGIAEGPEVEDDYHNFEALNIPGHHPARSMHDTFYFNANMLLRTHTSPVQVRTMESKQPPIRIVCPGRVYRSDSDITHSPMFHQVEGLLVDRDINFADLKGTIEEFLRVFFEKELAVRFRPSYFPFTEPSAEVDMECVMCSGKGCRVCKQTGWLEVMGCGMVHPNVLRMSGIDPEEFSGFAFGMGVERLAMLRYGVNDLRLFFDNDLRFLAQFR from the coding sequence ATGGAAAACCTGGATGCGCTCGTCTCTCAAGCACTAGAGGCTGTGCAAAGCGCTGAAGATATCAATGCCCTGGAGCAAATCCGGGTTCACTACCTTGGCAAGAAGGGTGAATTGACTCAGGTGATGAAGACCCTGGGGAATTTGCCGGTAGAAGAGCGTCCGCAAGTCGGCGCCCTGATCAACGTTGCCAAGGAGCGTGTCACAGAGGTTCTCAATGCCCGCAAGGCACTGTTTGAAGAGGCCGACCTGGCCGCCAAACTGTCTGCCGAGTCCATTGACGTGACCCTGCCTGGCCGCGGCCAGACCTCGGGTGGTCTGCATCCGGTTACGCGTACTCTGGAACGTATCGAACAGTTCTTCACCCACATTGGCTACGGCATCGCCGAAGGCCCTGAGGTCGAAGACGATTACCACAACTTCGAAGCGCTCAACATCCCAGGCCATCACCCGGCCCGGTCGATGCATGACACCTTCTATTTCAATGCCAACATGTTGCTGCGCACCCATACCTCGCCGGTACAGGTCCGCACCATGGAATCGAAACAGCCGCCGATCCGCATCGTCTGCCCAGGCCGTGTGTACCGTAGCGACTCCGATATCACCCACTCGCCGATGTTCCACCAGGTCGAAGGCCTGCTGGTCGACCGCGATATCAACTTCGCCGACCTGAAAGGGACGATCGAAGAGTTCCTGCGCGTGTTCTTCGAAAAAGAACTGGCCGTGCGTTTCCGTCCTTCGTACTTCCCGTTCACCGAGCCGTCCGCTGAAGTCGACATGGAATGCGTGATGTGCAGTGGTAAAGGCTGTCGCGTCTGCAAGCAGACTGGCTGGCTGGAAGTGATGGGCTGCGGCATGGTTCACCCGAACGTGCTGCGCATGTCCGGGATCGACCCGGAAGAGTTTTCGGGCTTTGCCTTCGGCATGGGCGTTGAGCGTCTGGCCATGCTGCGTTACGGCGTGAACGACTTGCGTCTGTTCTTCGACAACGACTTGCGGTTCCTCGCGCAATTTCGCTAG
- the rplT gene encoding 50S ribosomal protein L20 codes for MARVKRGVIARKRHKKILKLAKGYYGARSRVFRVAKQAVIKAGQYAYRDRRQKKRQFRALWIARINAGARINGLSYSRFIAGLKKASIEIDRKVLADLAVNEKAAFAAIVEKAKATLA; via the coding sequence ATGGCTCGTGTAAAGCGTGGCGTCATTGCCCGTAAACGTCACAAAAAAATTCTGAAACTTGCTAAAGGCTACTACGGCGCTCGCTCGCGCGTATTCCGTGTTGCCAAGCAAGCGGTAATCAAGGCAGGCCAATACGCCTACCGTGACCGTCGTCAGAAAAAACGTCAGTTCCGCGCTCTGTGGATCGCTCGTATCAACGCTGGTGCACGTATCAACGGTCTGTCCTACAGCCGTTTCATCGCCGGCCTGAAAAAAGCGTCCATCGAGATCGACCGTAAGGTTCTGGCTGATCTGGCAGTGAACGAAAAAGCGGCGTTTGCTGCGATTGTCGAGAAAGCTAAAGCCACCTTGGCTTAA
- the rpmI gene encoding 50S ribosomal protein L35 gives MPKMKTKSGAAKRFLKTANGIKHKHAFKSHILTKMSTKRKRQLRGSSLLHPSDVAKVERMLRLR, from the coding sequence ATGCCAAAAATGAAAACGAAAAGTGGTGCTGCTAAGCGGTTTCTGAAAACTGCTAACGGTATCAAGCACAAGCACGCTTTCAAGAGCCACATCCTGACTAAAATGTCGACCAAGCGTAAGCGTCAACTGCGCGGTAGCAGCTTGCTGCATCCGTCTGACGTGGCAAAAGTCGAGCGCATGCTGCGCCTTCGTTAA
- the infC gene encoding translation initiation factor IF-3 produces MTIKREMRQDKRAAPKAPINENISAREVRLIGAEGEQLGIVSIEDALLKAEEAKLDLVEISADAVPPVCKLMDYGKSIFEKKKQIAAAKKNQKQIQVKEIKFRPGTEEGDYQVKLRNLVRFLSDGDRAKVSLRFRGREMAHQELGMELLKRVEGDLLEYGSVEQHPKMEGRQLIMVIAPKKKK; encoded by the coding sequence ATTACTATTAAGCGTGAAATGAGACAAGATAAACGAGCTGCACCGAAAGCCCCGATCAACGAGAATATCTCGGCACGCGAGGTTCGGTTAATTGGGGCTGAAGGTGAACAGCTTGGGATTGTGTCAATTGAAGACGCGCTTCTTAAGGCTGAAGAGGCCAAACTGGATTTGGTGGAAATTTCCGCCGATGCAGTACCCCCTGTTTGCAAACTGATGGACTACGGCAAATCGATCTTCGAGAAGAAGAAGCAGATTGCCGCGGCCAAGAAAAACCAGAAGCAGATTCAGGTTAAAGAAATCAAGTTTCGTCCAGGGACGGAGGAAGGGGATTACCAGGTAAAACTGCGCAACCTGGTACGTTTCCTGAGTGATGGGGACAGGGCCAAGGTATCCTTGCGATTCCGCGGCCGTGAGATGGCCCACCAGGAGCTGGGGATGGAACTCCTCAAGCGAGTTGAAGGTGACTTGCTCGAGTACGGTTCGGTCGAACAGCATCCTAAGATGGAAGGACGCCAGCTGATCATGGTCATCGCCCCGAAAAAGAAGAAGTAA